A single region of the Halorussus gelatinilyticus genome encodes:
- the gyrA gene encoding DNA gyrase subunit A, which produces MSSDVPEPTDVDAARIDTARIEDEMEQSYIDYAMSVIAGRALPDVRDGLKPVHRRILYAMHEEGVTSGSSHRKSSSIVGETMGNFHPHGDSPIYDAMVRMAQDFSMRYPLVDGQGNFGSVDGDPPAAMRYTEARMAPIAEELLADIDMDTVDFSANYDDRLQEPDVLPAAFPNLLVNGSSGIAVGMSTNIPPHNLGEIIDATVELIENPDATVEDLMDHVKGPDFPTGANIVGHNAVHAAYKTGRGRIRVRAEYEVEERENGSDRIIITELPYQTNKARMVEKIADAVNDGSIEGIRDLRDESDRDGIRIVVELKQNAMAEVVKNQLLESFLEKTFGVINLALVDGQPQVLTLKETLRHYLDHRKEVVRRRSQYELNEKEDRAHILEGRLTALEHADDVVDIIQDAEDRDDAKAALQEAYDFSDDQVDHIVRMQLGSLTSMEAAEIEDEYEEVQARIERLETILGDEDELLAVIEEELLAIKDEYDDDRRTSFIEDTDEVTREDLIAEEDVVVVVTEQDYVKRMPVSQFDAQNRGGKGIIGGDIKEGDRVSKVFRANTHDYLLCFTNQGQVYRLKTYEIPEMSRTARGKSAINLLDLDDGEEITAVVNTDDFEDEECLSMVTRDGYVKRTAASEFDNILSTGIIAAKLEDGDELVDVKVTNGSTDLLVATRDGMSIRFDEDEAREMGRNARGVRGIDLEGDDTVAGMVAVEDETEQDLLTVTENGYGKRTPLTEYRKQSRNGKGLVDIKTGDRNGGVTSVKAVGPTDHLIIMSEGGQIMRIRAADISGVGRNTMGVKVMELEGDDGVATVDVVPDANGDRPTETVEREK; this is translated from the coding sequence ATGAGTTCAGACGTACCCGAACCGACAGACGTGGACGCTGCACGTATCGACACCGCTCGCATCGAAGACGAGATGGAGCAGAGCTACATCGACTACGCGATGTCCGTCATCGCGGGTCGAGCCTTGCCGGACGTCCGGGACGGTCTCAAGCCCGTCCACCGGCGCATCCTCTACGCGATGCACGAGGAGGGCGTCACCAGCGGGTCGAGCCACCGGAAGTCCTCGTCCATCGTGGGCGAGACGATGGGTAACTTCCACCCGCACGGCGACAGCCCCATCTACGACGCGATGGTCCGGATGGCTCAGGACTTCTCGATGCGCTACCCCCTCGTGGACGGGCAGGGCAACTTCGGCTCGGTGGACGGCGACCCGCCGGCCGCGATGCGGTACACGGAGGCCCGGATGGCCCCCATCGCCGAGGAGTTGCTCGCCGACATCGACATGGACACGGTGGACTTCTCGGCCAACTACGACGACCGCTTGCAGGAACCCGACGTGCTTCCGGCCGCGTTCCCGAACCTGCTGGTCAACGGCTCGTCGGGCATCGCGGTCGGGATGTCCACGAACATCCCGCCGCACAACCTCGGCGAGATTATCGACGCGACCGTCGAACTCATCGAGAACCCCGACGCGACCGTCGAGGACCTGATGGACCACGTGAAGGGACCGGACTTCCCGACCGGCGCGAACATCGTGGGCCACAACGCGGTCCACGCCGCGTACAAGACCGGCCGCGGGCGCATCCGGGTCCGAGCCGAGTACGAGGTCGAAGAGCGCGAGAACGGGAGCGACCGCATCATCATCACGGAGCTTCCCTACCAGACCAACAAGGCCCGGATGGTCGAGAAGATAGCCGACGCGGTCAACGACGGGTCCATCGAGGGCATCCGGGACCTCCGCGACGAGTCGGACCGCGACGGCATCCGCATCGTGGTCGAGTTGAAGCAGAACGCGATGGCGGAGGTCGTCAAGAACCAACTGCTCGAGAGCTTCTTGGAGAAGACCTTCGGCGTCATCAACCTCGCGCTGGTGGACGGCCAACCGCAGGTCCTCACGCTGAAGGAGACCCTGAGACACTACCTCGACCACCGCAAGGAGGTCGTCCGGCGGCGCAGTCAGTACGAACTCAACGAGAAGGAAGACCGCGCTCACATCCTCGAAGGCCGGCTCACGGCGCTCGAACACGCCGACGACGTGGTGGACATCATCCAAGACGCCGAGGACCGCGACGACGCGAAGGCCGCGCTACAGGAGGCCTACGACTTCTCGGACGACCAAGTCGACCACATCGTCCGGATGCAGTTGGGCAGTCTCACATCGATGGAGGCCGCCGAAATCGAAGACGAGTACGAGGAAGTGCAGGCCCGAATCGAGCGCCTGGAGACGATTCTGGGCGACGAGGACGAACTCCTCGCGGTCATCGAAGAGGAACTGCTGGCCATCAAAGACGAGTACGACGACGACCGCCGGACCTCGTTCATCGAGGACACCGACGAAGTGACCCGCGAGGACCTCATCGCCGAGGAGGACGTGGTCGTGGTCGTCACCGAGCAGGACTACGTCAAGCGGATGCCCGTCTCGCAGTTCGACGCCCAGAACCGCGGCGGCAAGGGCATCATCGGCGGCGACATCAAGGAGGGCGACCGGGTGTCGAAGGTGTTCCGGGCGAACACCCACGACTATCTCCTCTGCTTCACGAATCAGGGGCAGGTCTACCGTCTGAAGACCTACGAGATTCCCGAGATGTCCCGGACTGCGCGGGGCAAGTCGGCTATCAACCTGCTCGACCTGGACGACGGCGAGGAGATAACCGCGGTCGTCAACACCGACGACTTCGAGGACGAGGAGTGTCTGAGCATGGTCACGCGCGACGGCTACGTCAAGCGGACCGCGGCCTCGGAGTTCGACAACATCCTCTCGACGGGCATCATCGCGGCGAAGTTGGAGGACGGCGACGAACTCGTGGACGTGAAGGTGACGAACGGTTCGACCGACCTGCTGGTCGCCACCCGCGACGGGATGTCGATTCGGTTCGACGAGGACGAGGCCCGCGAGATGGGTCGCAACGCCCGCGGCGTCCGAGGAATCGACCTCGAAGGCGACGATACGGTCGCCGGGATGGTCGCGGTCGAGGACGAGACCGAACAGGACCTGCTGACGGTCACGGAGAACGGTTACGGCAAGCGGACGCCCCTCACCGAGTACCGCAAGCAGTCCCGTAACGGGAAGGGACTCGTGGACATCAAGACCGGCGACCGGAACGGAGGGGTCACGTCGGTCAAGGCGGTCGGCCCGACCGACCACCTCATCATCATGAGCGAAGGCGGCCAAATCATGCGGATTCGGGCCGCGGACATCTCCGGGGTCGGCCGGAACACGATGGGCGTGAAAGTGATGGAACTCGAAGGCGACGACGGCGTTGCCACCGTGGACGTGGTGCCGGACGCGAACGGCGACAGGCCGACCGAGACCGTCGAGCGCGAGAAGTAA
- the gyrB gene encoding DNA topoisomerase (ATP-hydrolyzing) subunit B, producing MSQESEYGAGQIQVLEGLQAVRKRPAMYIGSTDARGLHHLVFEVVDNSIDEALAGYCDSIDVNVHDDGSVSIADDGRGIPVDTHEEYDKPAVEVILTVLHAGGKFDNKSYQVSGGLHGVGVSVVNALSARLEVEVKRDGALWHQEFEQGEPVTPLERVRDLEADEETGTEIRFWPDGDIFETTEFTYSTLESRLRELAFLNSGVEIALADLREDGNSDTFEYEGGIREFVEYLNETKTPLHREVIYFEDEDQDIQVEVAMQATDELQGSIHAFANNINTREGGTHLTGFKTALTRFVNDYANENNLVGDLDENLKGEDVREGLTAVISVKHPDPQFEGQTKTKLGNSEVRGIVESAIHEGLSTYFEENPTTAEAIVSKAVEAAKARKAAQKAEELTRRKNALASTALPGKLADCQSRDPSDSELFVVEGDSAGGSAKQGRDRENQAILPIKGKILNVEKHRLDRILENTEIRSLITAIGTGIGEEFDIEDARYEKIIVMTDADVDGAHIRTLLLTLLYRHMKPLIEAGYVYAAQPPLYRVRYRGETYDAMTEEERDRIVEEKCDGNPTQVQRFKGLGEMNPDQLWETTMDPENRILKRITVEDAAAADKMFSVLMGDAVEPRKQFIKEHATEAEWVDI from the coding sequence ATGAGTCAGGAAAGTGAATACGGGGCCGGGCAGATTCAGGTCCTCGAAGGCTTACAGGCCGTCCGAAAACGCCCGGCGATGTATATCGGTTCTACCGACGCACGAGGATTGCACCACCTCGTTTTCGAAGTCGTTGACAATTCTATCGACGAGGCGCTGGCCGGCTACTGTGACTCGATTGATGTAAACGTTCACGACGACGGCTCGGTCAGCATCGCCGACGACGGCCGCGGCATCCCCGTGGACACCCACGAGGAGTACGACAAGCCCGCGGTCGAGGTCATTCTGACCGTCCTCCACGCCGGCGGCAAGTTCGACAACAAGTCCTACCAGGTCTCCGGCGGTCTCCACGGCGTCGGCGTCTCGGTAGTGAACGCGCTCTCGGCCCGCCTCGAAGTCGAGGTCAAGCGCGACGGCGCGCTCTGGCACCAGGAGTTCGAACAGGGCGAACCGGTCACGCCGCTGGAGCGCGTCCGGGACCTCGAAGCCGACGAGGAGACCGGCACCGAGATTCGGTTCTGGCCCGACGGCGACATCTTCGAGACGACCGAGTTCACCTACTCGACGCTGGAGAGTCGCCTGCGAGAACTCGCCTTCCTCAACTCCGGGGTCGAAATCGCGCTGGCCGACCTGCGCGAGGACGGCAACTCGGACACCTTCGAGTACGAGGGCGGGATTCGAGAGTTCGTGGAGTACCTCAACGAGACGAAGACGCCGCTCCATCGGGAGGTCATCTACTTCGAGGACGAGGACCAGGACATCCAAGTCGAGGTGGCCATGCAGGCCACCGACGAACTGCAGGGGTCCATCCACGCGTTCGCCAACAATATCAACACCCGCGAGGGCGGCACCCACCTCACCGGGTTCAAGACCGCCCTGACGCGGTTCGTCAACGACTACGCCAACGAGAACAACCTCGTGGGCGACTTGGACGAGAATCTCAAGGGCGAGGACGTCCGGGAGGGGCTGACCGCGGTCATCTCGGTCAAGCACCCCGACCCGCAGTTCGAGGGCCAGACCAAGACGAAGCTCGGCAACAGCGAGGTCCGGGGCATCGTGGAGTCGGCGATTCACGAGGGACTCTCGACGTACTTCGAGGAGAACCCCACGACCGCCGAGGCCATCGTCTCGAAGGCCGTCGAGGCCGCGAAGGCCCGGAAGGCCGCCCAGAAGGCGGAGGAGCTGACCCGCCGTAAGAACGCGCTGGCATCGACCGCGCTCCCCGGCAAGTTGGCCGACTGCCAGTCGCGGGACCCGAGCGACTCCGAGCTGTTCGTCGTCGAGGGCGACTCCGCGGGCGGGTCGGCCAAGCAGGGACGCGACCGGGAGAATCAGGCCATCCTCCCCATCAAGGGGAAGATTCTGAACGTCGAGAAACACCGCCTCGACCGCATCCTGGAGAACACCGAGATTCGGTCGCTCATCACCGCCATCGGCACGGGTATCGGCGAGGAGTTCGACATCGAGGACGCCCGATACGAGAAGATAATCGTCATGACGGACGCCGACGTGGACGGCGCGCACATCCGGACGCTGCTGCTCACGCTCCTGTACCGCCACATGAAGCCGCTCATCGAGGCGGGCTACGTCTACGCCGCACAGCCGCCCCTCTACCGGGTTCGCTACCGCGGCGAGACCTACGACGCCATGACCGAAGAGGAGCGCGACCGAATCGTCGAAGAGAAGTGCGACGGCAACCCCACGCAGGTCCAGCGGTTCAAGGGACTCGGCGAGATGAACCCCGACCAGCTCTGGGAGACGACGATGGACCCCGAGAACCGCATCCTCAAGCGCATCACGGTCGAGGACGCCGCGGCCGCGGACAAGATGTTCTCGGTCCTGATGGGCGACGCGGTCGAACCGCGAAAGCAGTTCATCAAGGAACACGCGACGGAGGCCGAATGGGTGGACATCTGA